In a genomic window of Passer domesticus isolate bPasDom1 chromosome 3, bPasDom1.hap1, whole genome shotgun sequence:
- the CALM2 gene encoding calmodulin-2, with translation MADQLTEEQIAEFKEAFSLFDKDGDGTITTKELGTVMRSLGQNPTEAELQDMINEVDADGNGTIDFPEFLTMMARKMKDTDSEEEIREAFRVFDKDGNGYISAAELRHVMTNLGEKLTDEEVDEMIREADIDGDGQVNYEEFVQMMTAK, from the exons AATTCAAAGAAGCTTTTTCACTATTTGACAAGGATGGTGATGGTACTATAACTACAAAGGAGTTGGGGACAGTGATGAGATCACTTGGTCAGAACCCCACAGAAGCAGAGCTACAGGATATGATCAATGAAGTAGATGCTGATG GCAACGGCACAATTGACTTCCCAGAGTTTCTGACAATGATggcaagaaaaatgaaagatacAGATAGCGAAGAAGAAATTAGAGAAGCGTTCCGTGTCTTTGACAAG GATGGTAATGGTTACATTAGTGCTGCAGAACTCCGTCATGTGATGACAAATCTTGGGGAGAAGCTAACAGATGAAGAAGTTGATGAAATGATTAGGGAAGCAGACATTGATGGTGATGGTCAAGTAAACTATGAAG AGTTTGTACAAATGATGACAGCGAAGTGA